One genomic segment of Pongo pygmaeus isolate AG05252 chromosome 19, NHGRI_mPonPyg2-v2.0_pri, whole genome shotgun sequence includes these proteins:
- the CHD3 gene encoding chromodomain-helicase-DNA-binding protein 3 isoform X15: protein MASPLRDEEEEEEEMVVSEEEEEEEEEGDEEEEEVEAADEDDEEDDDEGLLGRGPGHDRGRDRHSPPGCHLFPPPPPPPPPPLPPPPPPPPPDKDDIRLLPSALGVKKRKRGPKKQKENKPGKPRKRKKRDSEEEFGSERDEYREKSESGGSEYGTGPGRKRRRKHREKKEKKTKRRKKGEGDGGQKQVEQKSSATLLLTWGLEDVEHVFSEEDYHTLTNYKAFSQFMRPLIAKKNPKIPMSKMMTILGAKWREFSANNPFKGSAAAVAAAAAAAAAAVAEQVSAAVSSATPIAPSGPPALPPPPAADIQPPPIRRAKTKEGKGPGHKRRSKSPRVPDGRKKLRGKKMAPLKIKLGLLGGKRKKGGSYVFQSDEGPEPEAEESDLDSGSVHSASGRPDGPVRTKKLKRGRPGRKKKKVAGEEEVDGYETDHQDYCEVCQQGGEIILCDTCPRAYHLVCLDPELDRAPEGKWSCPHCEKEGVQWEAKEEEEEYEEEGEEEGEKEEEDDHMEYCRVCKDGGELLCCDACISSYHIHCLNPPLPDIPNGEWLCPRCTCPVLKGRVQKILHWRWGEPPVAVPAPQQADGNPDVPPPRPLQGRSEREFFVKWVGLSYWHCSWAKELQLEIFHLVMYRNYQRKNDMDEPPPLDYGSGEDDGKSDKRKVKDPHYAEMEEKYYRFGIKPEWMTVHRIINHSVDKKGNYHYLVKWRDLPYDQSTWEEDEMNIPEYEEHKQSYWRHRELIMGEDPAQPRKYKKKKKELQGDGPPSSPTNDPTVKYETQPRFITATGGTLHMYQLEGLNWLRFSWAQGTDTILADEMGLGKTIQTIVFLYSLYKEGHTKGPFLVSAPLSTIINWEREFQMWAPKFYVVTYTGDKDSRAIIRENEFSFEDNAIKGGKKAFKMKREAQVKFHVLLTSYELITIDQAALGSIRWACLVVDEAHRLKNNQSKFFRVLNGYKIDHKLLLTGTPLQNNLEELFHLLNFLTPERFNNLEGFLEEFADISKEDQIKKLHDLLGPHMLRRLKADVFKNMPAKTELIVRVELSPMQKKYYKYILTRNFEALNSRGGGNQVSLLNIMMDLKKCCNHPYLFPVAAMESPKLPSGAYEGGALIKSSGKLMLLQKMLRKLKEQGHRVLIFSQMTKMLDLLEDFLDYEGYKYERIDGGITGALRQEAIDRFNAPGAQQFCFLLSTRAGGLGINLATADTVIIFDSDWNPHNDIQAFSRAHRIGQANKVMIYRFVTRASVEERITQVAKRKMMLTHLVVRPGLGSKAGSMSKQELDDILKFGTEELFKDENEGENKEEDSSVIHYDNEAIARLLDRNQDATEDTDVQNMNEYLSSFKVAQYVVREEDKIEEIEREIIKQEENVDPDYWEKLLRHHYEQQQEDLARNLGKGKRVRKQVNYNDAAQEDQDNQSEYSVGSEEEDEDFDERPEGRRQSKRQLRNEKDKPLPPLLARVGGNIEVLGFNTRQRKAFLNAVMRWGMPPQDAFTTQWLVRDLRGKTEKEFKAYVSLFMRHLCEPGADGSETFADGVPREGLSRQQVLTRIGVMSLVKKKVQEFEHINGRWSMPELMPDPSADSKRSSRASSPTKTSPTTPEASAANSPCTSKPATPAPSEKGEGIRTPLEKEEAENQEEKPEKNSRIGEKMETEADAPSPAPSLGERLEPRKIPLEDEVPGVPGEMEPEPGYRGDREKSEDAKGDRELRPGPRDEPRSNGRREEKTEKPRFMFNIADGGFTELHTLWQNEERAAISSGKLNEIWHRRHDYWLLAGIVLHGYARWQDIQNDAQFAIINEPFKTEANKGNFLEMKNKFLARRFKLLEQALVIEEQLRRAAYLNLSQEPAHPAMALHARFAEAECLAESHQHLSKESLAGNKPANAVLHKVLNQLEELLSDMKADVTRLPATLSRIPPIAARLQMSERSILSRLASKGTEPHPTPAFPPGPYATPPGYGAAFSAAPVGALAAAGANYSQMPAGSFITAATNGPPVLVKKEKEMVGALVSDGLDRKEPRAGEVICIDD, encoded by the exons ATGGCTTCCCCTCTGagggacgaggaggaggaggaggaggagatggtggtgtcggaggaggaagaagaggaggaagaagagggcgacgaggaggaggaggaggtggaggcggCCGACGAGGACGATGAGGAGGACGACGACGAGGGACTACTCGGGCGCGGGCCGGGCCACGACCGGGGCCGCGACCGCCACAGCCCCCCCGGCTGCCACCTcttcccgccgccgccgccgccgccgccgccaccgctgcccccgccgccgccgcccccgccgccag ATAAGGATGACATTCGGCTGCTGCCTTCAGCATTGGGTGTGAAGAAGAGAAAACGAGGACCCAAGAAGCAGAAGGAGAACAAGCCAGGAAAACCCCGAAAACGCAAGAAGCGT gacAGTGAGGAGGAATTTGGTTCTGAGCGAGATGAGTACCGGGAGAAGTCAGAGAGTGGGGGCAGTGAATATGGAACCGGACCGGGTCGGAAACGAAGAAGGAAGCACcgagaaaaaaaggagaagaagacaAAGCGGCGGAAAAAGGGGGAGGGAGATGGGGGGCAAAAG CAAGTGGAACAGAAGTCATCAGCAACTCTGCTTCTGACCTGGGGCCTGGAGGATGTGGAGCATGTGTTCTCTGAGGAGGATTACCACACACTCACCAACTACAAAGCCTTCAGCCAATTCATGAG GCCCCTAATTGCTAAGAAGAATCCTAAGATCCCAATGTCCAAGATGATGACCATCCTTGGGGCCAAATGGAGAGAGTTCAGCGCCAACAACCCCTTCAAGGGGTCAGCAGCTGCTGtggcggcggcagcggcagcggcagcagcagctGTAGCTGAGCAGGTGTCAGCTGCTGTCTCGTCGGCCACCCCCATAGCACCCTCCGGACCCCCCGCCCTTCCACCACCCCCTGCTGCTGATATCCAGCCCCCACCCATCCGAAGAGCCAAAACCAAAGAGGGCAAAG GTCCAGGCCATAAGAGGCGGAGTAAGAGCCCCCGAGTGCCTGATGGACGCAAGAAGCTTCGGGGAAAGAAAATGGCACCACTCAAAATAAAACTAGGGCTGTTGGGtggcaagaggaagaaaggaggctCG TATGTTTTTCAGAGCGACGAAGGTCCTGAACCAGAGGCTGAAGAATCAGACCTGGACAGTGGCAGTGTCCACAGTGCCTCAGGCCGGCCTGATGGTCCTGTCCGCACCAAGAAACTAAAGAGAGGCCGtccaggaaggaagaagaagaagg TGGCCGGGGAGGAGGAGGTTGATGGCTACGAGACGGATCACCAGGATTACTGTGAGGTGTGCCAGCAGGGTGGGGAAATTATTCTGTGTGACACCTGCCCTCGTGCCTACCACCTCGTCTGCCTTGATCCTGAGCTTGACCGGGCTCCAGAGGGCAAATGGAGCTGCCCTCACTGT GAGAAGGAGGGGGTCcagtgggaggccaaggaggaagaagaagaatacgaagaggagggagaggaagaaggggagaaggaggaggaggatgatcACATGGAGTACTGCCGCGTATGCAAGGACGGCGGGGAGCTCCTGTGCTGTGATGCGTGCATCTCCTCCTACCACATTCATTGTCTAAACCCTCCCCTGCCTGACATTCCCAATGGTGAATGGCTGTGTCCCCGATGCACA tgccccGTGCTGAAGGGTCGAGTGCAGAAGATCCTACATTGGCGGTGGGGGGAGCCACCTGTAGCAGTGCCAGCCCCTCAACAGGCAGATGGAAATCCAGATGTCCCACCCCCCCGTCCTCTTCAAGGCAGATCGGAGCGAGAGTTCTTTGTCAAGTGGGTAGGACTATCCTACTGGCACTGCTCCTGGGCCAAGGAGCTTCAG CTGGAAATCTTCCATTTGGTTATGTATCGAAACTACCAGCGGAAGAATGACATGGATGAGCCCCCACCCCTGGACTATGGCTCCGGCGAGGATGATGGGAAGAGTGACAAGCGTAAAGTGAAAGACCCACACTATGCTGAGATGGAGGAGAAGTACTATCGTTTTGGCATCAAGCCAGAGTGGATGACCGTCCACCGTATCATCAACCACAG TGTGGATAAAAAGGGGAATTACCACTATCTAGTAAAATGGAGGGACTTACCATATGACCAGTCCACGTGggaggaagatgaaatgaatatcCCTGAATATGAAGAACATAAGCAAAGCTACTGGAGACACCG AGAACTAATTATGGGGGAAGACCCTGCCCAGCCCCGCAagtataagaaaaagaagaaggagctACAGGGTGATGGGCCTCCCAGTTCTCCCACTAATGAT CCTACCGTGAAATATGAGACTCAGCCACGGTTTATCACAGCCACTGGAGGCACCCTGCACATGTATCAGCTGGAAGGGCTGAACTGGCTACGCTTCTCCTGGGCCCAGGGCACTGACACCATTCTAGCTGATGAGATGGGGCTGGGCAAAACCATACAAACCATCGTCTTCCTCTACTCACTCTACAAGGAG GGCCACACAAAAGGTCCCTTCCTGGTGAGTGCCCCACTCTCTACCATCATTAACTGGGAGCGGGAGTTCCAGATGTGGGCACCCAAATTCTATGTGGTGACATACACGGGTGACAAAGACAGCCGGGCCATCATTCGTGAGAATGAATTCTCCTTTGAGGACAACGCCATCAAAGGGGGCAAGAAAGCTTTTAAGATGAAG AGGGAGGCACAAGTGAAGTTCCATGTTCTCCTGACATCGTATGAGCTGATCACCATTGATCAGGCAGCACTTGGTTCCATCCGCTGGGCCTGTCTCGTGGTAGATGAGGCCCATCGACTCAAGAACAACCAGTCCAAG TTTTTCAGGGTTCTCAATGGTTACAAGATAGATCATAAGTTGCTGCTGACAGGAACCCCATTGCAGAATAATCTGGAGGAGCTCTTCCATCTCCTGAACTTCCTCACCCCAGAGAGATTTAA CAActtggagggcttcctggaggagtttGCTGACATATCCAAAGAGGACCAGATCAAGAAACTGCATGATTTGCTGGGGCCACACATGCTGCGGAGACTCAAGGCAGATGTCTTTAAGAACATGCCAGCCAAGACAGAGCTCATCGTTCGGGTGGAGCTAAGCCCCATGCAGAA GAAATACTACAAATACATCCTGACTCGAAATTTTGAGGCCTTGAATTCACGAGGTGGTGGGAACCAGGTGTCACTGCTTAATATCATGATGGATCTTAAGAAGTGCTGCAACCATCCATACCTTTTTCCCGTGGCTGCTATG GAGTCCCCCAAACTCCCCAGTGGGGCTTATGAGGGTGGGGCACTTATTAAGTCGTCTGGGAAGCTCATGCTGCTCCAGAAGATGCTGCGAAAGCTGAAGGAGCAAGGACACCGAGTGCTCATCTTCTCGCAG ATGACCAAAATGTTAGACTTGCTTGAGGACTTCTTAGACTATGAAGGCTACAAGTATGAGCGCATCGATGGTGGTATCACGGGTGCCCTGAGGCAGGAGGCCATCGATCGGTTTAATG CTCCTGGGGCCCAACAATTCTGCTTCCTCCTGTCCACCCGAGCTGGGGGCCTGGGCATCAATCTGGCCACTGCTGACACTGTCATCATCTTTGATTCTGACTGGAACCCCCATAATGACATCCAG GCCTTCAGCCGGGCTCATCGGATTGGCCAGGCCAACAAAGTGATGATTTACCGGTTTGTGACTCGTGCGTCAGTGGAAGAGCGAATCACACAAGTGGCCAAGAGAAAGATGATGCTGACACACCTGGTTGTGCGGCCTGGGCTGGGCTCCAAGGCAGGCTCCATGTCCAAGCAGGAGCTTGACGACATTCTCAAATTTGGCACTGAAGAGCTGTTCAAGGATGAAAACGAGG GGGAGAACAAGGAGGAGGACAGCAGTGTGATTCATTATGACAATGAGGCCATCGCTCGGCTGTTGGACCGGAACCAGGATGCAACTGAGGACACTGACGTGCAGAACATGAATGAATATCTCAGCTCCTTCAAGGTGGCACAGTACGTCGTGCGGGAGGAAGACAAG ATTGAGGAAATTGAGCGAGAGATCATCAAGCAGGAGGAGAATGTAGATCCTGACTACTGGGAGAAGCTGCTGAGGCATCACTATGAGCAACAGCAGGAAGACCTAGCCCGGAATCTAGGCAAGGGCAAGCGGGTTCGCAAGCAAGTTAACTACAATGATGCTGCTCAGGAAGACCAAG ACAACCAGTCAGAATACTCGGTGGGTtcagaggaggaggatgaagactTCGATGAACGTCCTGAAG GGCGTAGACAGTCAAAGAGGCAGCTCCGGAATGAGAAAGATAAGCCACTGCCTCCACTGCTGGCCCGAGTCGGGGGCAACATTGAG GTGCTGGGCTTCAACACCCGTCAGCGGAAGGCTTTCCTCAATGCTGTGATGCGCTGGGGGATGCCACCACAGGATGCCTTCACCACGCAGTGGCTGGTGCGGGACCTGAGGGGCAAGACTGAGAAGGAGTTTAA GGCCTATGTGTCTTTGTTCATGCGCCATCTGTGTGAGCCTGGGGCAGACGGCTCTGAAACCTTTGCCGATGGGGTCCCTCGGGAGGGACTGAGTCGCCAGCAGGTGTTGACCCGCATTGGAGTCATGTCTCTCGTCAAAAAGAAG GTGCAGGAGTTTGAGCACATCAATGGGCGTTGGTCAATGCCGGAACTGATGCCTGACCCCAGCGCCGACTCTAAGCGCTCCTCCAGAGCCTCCTCTCCTACCAAAACGTCTCCCACcactcctgaggcttctgctgCCAACAGTCCCTGCACCTCTAAACCTG CTACTCCAGCTCCAAGTGAGAAAGGAGAAGGCATAAGGACACCTCTTGAGAAGGAGGAAGCTGAAAACCAGGAGGAAAAGCCAGAGAAGAACAGCAGAATTGGGGAGAAGATGGAGACAGAG GCTGatgcccccagcccagccccatcaCTCGGGGAGCGGCTGGAGCCAAGGAAGATTCCTCTAGAGGATGAGGTGCCAGGGGTGCCTGGAGAGATGGAGCCTGAACCTGGGTACCGTGGGGACAGAGAGAAGTCAG AAGATGCAAAAGGTGACCGGGAGCTTCGACCAGGGCCTCGAGATGAGCCACGGTCCAATGGGCGACgagaggaaaagacagagaagCCCCGGTTCATGTTCAATATCGCAGATGGTGGCTTCACAG AGCTTCACACACTGTGGCAGAATGAGGAACGGGCAGCTATTTCCTCGGGGAAACTCAATGAGATCTGGCACAGAAGACATGACTATTGGCTTCTGGCTGGGATTGTCCT CCATGGCTATGCACGGTGGCAGGACATCCAGAATGATGCTCAATTTGCCATTATCAACGAGCCATTTAAAACTGAAGCCAATAAGGGGAACTTTCTGGAGATGAAAAATAAGTTCCTGGCCCGGAGGTTCAAG CTCCTGGAGCAGGCGCTGGTGATTGAGGAGCAGCTGCGGCGGGCGGCCTACCTGAACCTGTCGCAGGAGCCGGCGCACCCCGCCATGGCCCTCCACGCCCGCTTCGCCGAGGCCGAGTGCCTGGCCGAGAGCCACCAGCACCTCTCCAAGGAGTCGCTGGCGGGGAACAAGCCGGCCAACGCCGTCCTGCACAAGG TTCTGAACCAGCTGGAGGAGTTGCTGAGCGACATGAAGGCGGACGTGACCCGCCTGCCAGCCACACTGTCCCGAATACCCCCCATCGCAGCCCGCCTTCAGATGTCCGAGCGCAGCATCCTCAGCCGGCTGGCCAGCAAGGGCACGGAGCCTCACCCCACACCG GCCTTCCCCCCGGGTCCTTACGCTACACCTCCGGGGTACGGGGCAGCCTTCAGCGCCGCACCCGTAGGGGCCCTGGCCGCCGCAGGCGCCAATTACAGCCAGATGCCTGCAGGGTCCTTCATCACAG CCGCCACCAACGGCCCTCCAGTGCTggtgaagaaggagaaggaaatggtGGGGGCACTGGTGTCAGACGGGCTGGATCGGAAGGAGCCCCGAGCCGGGGAGGTGATCTGTATAGACGACTGA